A region of Myxococcus stipitatus DSM 14675 DNA encodes the following proteins:
- a CDS encoding cyclic nucleotide-binding domain-containing protein, which translates to MAGAAEVSNLLLKEGARGRGSLVAGPVRVVWEAVMQAAVDVAVRAYEDLSPVQRERVLEESVNVPAQARSALVDVLRRARDFAGAARLLEAQGADADAAALHEQAGALMLAAEAWLRAGDIARASAAFERAGALERALELYRALDARESMAQCLTRLQRPLEAAEVYHALGYAHAELEALRGVPPEHPRRREAVLRMCALLDEQGESWRALVLLADARQESSVAREDEVLKAEHLRLLRHLDLSGASQALVSASAVASVEAPPPVAERTSPAPDGYEYLKAIPIFAELALEDLKDLFRMAHQVVIPADTTVLEKGAQGTGLLVLLEGSVDVASGPGPDARLLNTLGPGTWLGEISLILDGPTSAHVRSCSSVRALRVTRADFQHYLATHEAAALRIYRLFTHNLAERVRALSA; encoded by the coding sequence ATGGCGGGGGCCGCTGAGGTGTCCAACCTCCTCTTGAAAGAGGGCGCCAGGGGGCGGGGTTCGCTCGTGGCGGGCCCTGTCCGCGTGGTGTGGGAGGCGGTGATGCAGGCTGCGGTGGATGTCGCGGTGCGGGCCTACGAGGACTTGTCTCCAGTGCAACGAGAGCGCGTGCTGGAAGAATCCGTGAACGTGCCAGCGCAGGCGCGCTCGGCGCTGGTGGATGTGTTGCGCCGCGCCAGGGACTTCGCGGGCGCGGCCCGGCTCCTGGAAGCGCAGGGCGCGGACGCGGACGCCGCGGCGCTGCACGAGCAAGCAGGCGCGCTGATGCTCGCCGCCGAGGCCTGGCTGCGCGCGGGGGACATCGCCCGTGCGTCCGCGGCCTTCGAGCGGGCGGGCGCGCTGGAGCGGGCGCTGGAGTTGTACCGCGCGCTGGATGCCCGCGAGTCCATGGCGCAATGCCTGACACGCCTGCAGCGCCCCCTGGAGGCGGCGGAGGTGTACCACGCGCTGGGTTATGCCCACGCGGAGCTGGAGGCGCTCCGGGGCGTGCCTCCCGAGCATCCCCGGCGCCGCGAGGCGGTGCTGCGCATGTGCGCGCTGCTCGACGAGCAGGGGGAGTCCTGGCGGGCGCTGGTGTTGCTGGCGGACGCGCGGCAGGAGTCCTCGGTGGCCCGGGAGGACGAGGTGCTCAAGGCGGAGCACCTGCGCCTGCTGCGGCATCTGGATTTGAGCGGGGCCTCGCAGGCGCTGGTGTCCGCGTCGGCCGTCGCGTCGGTGGAAGCCCCGCCTCCGGTGGCGGAGCGGACGAGTCCGGCACCGGATGGATATGAGTACCTCAAGGCCATTCCCATCTTCGCGGAGCTGGCGCTAGAGGACTTGAAGGATTTGTTCCGCATGGCGCACCAGGTGGTCATCCCCGCGGACACCACCGTGCTGGAGAAGGGCGCGCAGGGCACGGGGCTCCTGGTGTTGTTGGAGGGCTCGGTGGATGTGGCGAGTGGTCCAGGACCGGATGCACGACTTCTCAACACCTTGGGGCCGGGGACGTGGCTGGGGGAAATCTCTCTCATCCTGGACGGGCCCACGTCCGCGCATGTGCGCTCATGTTCCTCCGTGAGGGCGTTGCGGGTGACGCGCGCGGACTTCCAGCACTATCTTGCCACGCACGAGGCCGCGGCCCTGCGCATCTACCGGTTGTTCACACACAACCTGGCGGAGCGGGTGCGCGCGTTGAGCGCGTAG
- a CDS encoding WD40/YVTN/BNR-like repeat-containing protein — protein sequence MTPRHLHRWSRVLPLLALCAGSTALAHAGLPETSNVTLRRGHPEDIFLGATFGAVISRDAGKTFRWICADAIGYGGWTPTSYLWREAGDILTATGSALLRSPDGGCSWSAHPFFKDTWVSAMAAHPTDDRILYVVTARHGKPNGVYRSQDGGETWAPSPLMRPGLLLNAVRVSPANPRRVYVSGKEENRLLLLRSDDAGETWTETVHPLPELQLPYDLLVEAADPASADVVWARVSAQGSTFLLRSDDAGQTLTTVSKIDDVFINMELSADGKTTWVGTLNHFFKGPSTGPLAMRSLPTGNACVLRDGDTLYACGSTWLHDWALARSTDEGDTWTHLFGLYEIQGAHHCPTGTPVRNVCPGRWPQLAEQLGAPLYPEEPPPDDGGTLPDAGTPDAGAPDSGSSSDAGTQPEPPPPPKSSSGCGAMGGNIVPLLLLLLPLTLLRRGPRRQNQERSP from the coding sequence ATGACGCCTCGCCACCTGCACCGCTGGAGCCGGGTGCTTCCCCTGCTGGCCCTCTGCGCCGGGAGTACGGCCCTGGCTCACGCGGGTCTGCCGGAGACCTCCAACGTCACCCTCCGGCGAGGCCACCCGGAGGATATCTTCCTGGGGGCGACCTTCGGCGCGGTGATTTCGCGCGACGCCGGCAAGACGTTCCGGTGGATATGCGCGGACGCCATCGGCTACGGCGGCTGGACGCCCACCTCCTACCTGTGGAGGGAGGCGGGCGACATCCTCACCGCCACCGGCAGCGCGCTCCTGCGCTCCCCCGACGGCGGCTGCTCCTGGTCCGCCCACCCCTTCTTCAAGGACACCTGGGTCTCCGCCATGGCGGCCCACCCCACGGATGACCGCATCCTGTATGTCGTCACCGCGAGACATGGGAAACCCAATGGCGTCTACCGCTCCCAGGATGGTGGGGAGACGTGGGCCCCCTCGCCCCTGATGCGGCCAGGCCTGCTGCTCAACGCGGTGCGCGTGTCCCCAGCCAATCCCCGCCGCGTCTACGTGAGCGGCAAGGAGGAGAACCGGCTGCTGCTCCTGCGCAGCGACGACGCGGGAGAGACGTGGACGGAGACAGTCCACCCGCTGCCGGAGCTGCAGCTGCCCTATGACCTGCTCGTCGAAGCCGCGGACCCGGCGTCGGCGGACGTCGTGTGGGCCCGCGTGTCCGCGCAGGGCTCCACCTTCCTGCTGCGCAGCGACGACGCGGGCCAGACGCTCACGACGGTGTCGAAGATTGACGACGTCTTCATCAACATGGAGCTGTCCGCCGACGGCAAGACGACGTGGGTGGGCACCCTCAACCACTTCTTCAAGGGCCCCTCCACCGGCCCCCTGGCGATGCGCTCGCTGCCCACGGGCAACGCGTGTGTGCTGCGCGACGGCGACACGCTCTACGCCTGCGGCTCCACCTGGCTGCATGACTGGGCGCTCGCGCGCAGCACCGATGAAGGCGACACCTGGACGCACCTCTTCGGCCTCTACGAAATCCAGGGCGCGCACCACTGCCCCACGGGCACCCCCGTCCGCAACGTGTGCCCGGGTCGCTGGCCGCAGCTCGCCGAGCAGCTCGGCGCCCCGCTCTATCCCGAGGAGCCTCCTCCCGACGACGGTGGCACCCTCCCCGACGCGGGGACTCCCGACGCGGGAGCTCCCGACTCAGGCTCCTCCTCCGACGCAGGCACCCAGCCCGAGCCCCCTCCTCCGCCCAAGAGCTCCAGCGGCTGCGGCGCGATGGGAGGGAACATTGTACCGCTGTTGCTGTTGCTACTCCCCCTCACCCTGCTGCGCCGAGGCCCCCGGCGCCAGAACCAGGAAAGGTCCCCCTGA
- a CDS encoding YncE family protein, producing MRRSRVWLSALGLLLASCGEDSNPFDGVKPPDGLQYAHPDPWAAGVGVPPPGPGGRVIITNSMDDTVSLLELDGATKPGWKEVARVPVGLNPVELEGPHHTAVSPDGKHYYVGISNYVPGGGSGPHGAHGTGADDGYCLKMDASTHRLVGSVRVDPNPGDVIVSRDGNTLYQTHFDTLKITEVARRGGTQEEMFARMAVIDAKTMTRKSMVTVCPAPHAVRLSPDERTAYVACWSDEVAIVDLTTPTEKPTRVKVSASAGTAVTPRHQPYALTMSPTTGDVWVSSMASRELQLLDAKTRAMNPARTIRLPGAPMFGDFSADGKTLYMPVQGVESLHVIDADTGAIRSELELADAGCLNVHQAHLTPDGTHALVVCEGDRLSPGTLHSVNLAQGTVVNTVRVGIFPDSVNILGGQR from the coding sequence ATGAGGCGCTCCCGTGTCTGGCTTTCCGCGCTGGGGCTGCTGCTCGCCTCCTGCGGCGAGGACTCGAACCCCTTCGATGGGGTGAAGCCGCCGGACGGCCTTCAGTACGCGCATCCAGACCCCTGGGCGGCGGGCGTGGGGGTTCCCCCTCCGGGCCCCGGAGGCCGCGTCATCATCACCAACAGCATGGATGACACCGTCAGCCTGCTGGAGCTGGACGGCGCGACGAAGCCCGGCTGGAAGGAGGTGGCGCGGGTGCCGGTGGGCCTCAACCCCGTGGAGCTGGAGGGCCCCCACCACACCGCCGTGTCACCGGATGGCAAACACTACTACGTAGGCATCTCCAACTACGTGCCCGGCGGCGGCTCCGGTCCCCACGGCGCACACGGCACGGGGGCCGACGACGGCTACTGCCTCAAGATGGATGCGAGCACCCACCGCCTGGTGGGCTCGGTGCGCGTGGACCCCAACCCCGGGGACGTCATCGTCAGTCGGGACGGCAACACGCTGTACCAGACGCACTTCGACACGCTGAAGATCACCGAGGTCGCTCGCCGCGGCGGCACCCAGGAGGAGATGTTCGCGCGCATGGCGGTCATCGACGCGAAGACGATGACTCGCAAGTCCATGGTGACGGTGTGCCCCGCGCCGCACGCCGTGCGCCTGTCTCCGGACGAGCGCACCGCCTACGTCGCGTGCTGGTCCGACGAGGTCGCCATCGTCGACCTCACCACGCCCACGGAGAAGCCCACGCGCGTCAAGGTCTCCGCCAGCGCGGGCACCGCCGTGACACCTCGGCACCAGCCCTACGCGCTGACGATGTCGCCCACCACGGGCGATGTCTGGGTCAGCTCCATGGCCAGCCGCGAGCTCCAGTTGCTCGACGCGAAGACGCGCGCCATGAACCCCGCGCGGACGATTCGCCTCCCCGGCGCGCCCATGTTCGGCGACTTCAGCGCGGACGGGAAGACGCTCTACATGCCCGTGCAGGGCGTGGAGTCCCTGCACGTCATCGACGCGGACACCGGCGCCATCCGAAGCGAGCTGGAGCTGGCGGACGCGGGCTGCCTCAACGTGCACCAGGCGCACCTGACGCCGGACGGCACCCACGCGCTCGTCGTCTGCGAAGGAGACCGGCTGAGCCCCGGCACGTTGCACTCGGTGAACCTGGCCCAGGGCACGGTGGTGAATACCGTGCGCGTGGGCATCTTCCCGGACTCGGTGAACATCCTCGGAGGTCAGCGATGA